Genomic segment of Rhinoderma darwinii isolate aRhiDar2 chromosome 12, aRhiDar2.hap1, whole genome shotgun sequence:
gttcaaccaagggatgggaaaggggaagttggATCAAGAAATCAGAAAAGTCAATGAGAAAATGTGTGAaataaatagaagttcctacctcTACACAGGGAATATCCTCACACAGATGTCCTATCACTGGAATCCTGGATGCAGCACCTTATGGGTGGATGTATATAGGAACATAAACATAAAGATGGATGACATTATATATCCCTGTATTGTCTGCCCTTATCATCCCAGACATGACAGAAGGGTCAGGTAGAAGTTAGTGACCCTTGTCTAATACGACCCGCCAACCATGAAGCCAATTGGAATCTGACTCACTGGTCAAAGGCCAGAAGACGCCATATTATCTTAGGATGGAGCCATATATCTGTCAATATGGGAAAGGGAAGATAGTGAGTGCACGTGCATTACCTAAACTGCCCCCTAATTGGAATAAATGTGAACACCCAGAAGGGACCCTCATGTGAAACTTTTTGGTCAAAAAAGAAAAGCCACGAGTGTTTACATGCTGCATTACCATACAGAGTGGGGAATCGCTGATCCCTGTTGGGAAGATCCGGGGTCCTTGCATTATAAAAGGATACAGATCACCACAGTGATGGCAGTGATGACACTTACAGCCATTCTCACATGGCAGACATATCTGCGGCTGAATGATAATTTATATAGACATTTGGATTGGACCAGGTTGTATATGGTGCCGCATCCAAATGCCAAGACCGCTCCTGTTTTATGAATGGTCTCATACTCGAACATCTAGAGAAGAAACACAAGTAGATTAGACTAGACCTTTCTCCAATCACTTTGCGTATTGCTGTGTATGAGGGTTTAATGGTGGATGATATTAACTAACCGTAAAGGAGCCGGTCAACACTATTCCAATACATGACGTGCAGGCCAGTCCGAGCAGGATCTTCTGTGCCCACTCCTGATTCATCTCACAGGCTGCTGCCCGTAACGTCATGAATTTATACTGGGCAAAAGCCTGGGCAAAACCTGGAAGAGAAGGAAAGAAATGAGAACATCTAGTGAACATCTATGACCCAgtgtgtggaagacccgactagaggtgacgctctgtaggatctggtcatttctaatcatGCTGAGCTTGTTGGGAAAGTCTCTGTTGGTGAAATCCTTGGTAACAGTGACAACAATATAATTGCATTTTatttatactgtaaaaaaaaaaaaacacaggctgggaggtctaaaacacttaattttaaccccttaatgaacacacttttttgcgcgttaatgaccaatgattttttattttcgttttttcactgtcgcattctaagagtcgttacttttttattattcggtcgacatagccgtataagggcttgttttttgcgggacgagttgtatttttgggtgcatataatatattgattaacttttattaactttattttaggaaaaaatttaaatgaagTAGCTTTTCCACCATTGATTTTTGCGTTATAAATTGACACCGTTCACTATCTGGCattaataacatgttacctttattctatgtgtcggcacgattacggggataccaaatatgtaaaggttttatatgtttttctacaTTTGAAacataaaaacccttttaaaaaaaaaatatttgtttttgcttcaccgcattccaagagccgtaagtttttcttttttccgtcgatgtggccatatgtgggcttgttttttgtgggacaaggtgtagttttcattggttgtattttggggtacatggcacttattgattaacttttattttattttttatggggggaatgagaGAGAAAAattaattttgccgttgttttttgcggttattTTGGACGCTGTTCACTtgacggtttaattaatatgttaactttattgcttgAGTCATTACAATCGCGGCGATACCTTATATGTTTATGTACATTTATactcaataaaatcactttttggggaaaaaagcggttgtattttatatttgctgcaatctttttttttttccataaactttatttaacaattttacttctttttttttgccccacaaggggacttcactttgcgattttctgatcgcttatataaatatttggtatatttaggcctgaatccatcaggacacgccaggatccacctgcaatatacagctgcggtatctcaaaaagtaaaaataatttttaataaaatgtatttaggaagttgcaccaatcacactgacaattttatgtaaaaaaaaataaataaatgtcaatgtgtagaattattgtttgaatgttgatccaatcGGATTGCCACTTAggatcaggaaggaatttttaggAAAGATTGATTAATGCCTTATGggaaattttaatatttatttacctgtttttttttggggggggtttaagctttcctctggatcaataggggcaaaacaattttttacaatttctccCATCACTTCCcactctcccatcccttggttaaacttgatggacatatgtttttgtttttttgttaaccgcactaactatgtaacctgtGATGGAGAAGGAAATCCCAGTAATAAGAACAACCAATTATTCTTCACTTTCCACCAGTGGTTATCACTTACCCAGAATGGCCGTGCCCACAAACACTATCGTAAACAGCACCGACTGGGGGTATCGGGCTCCCGTTTCACTGCGAATAAGAGAAAAGAGACATCAGGGAAACAGTGCAGGAGCGGGAGACAAACGCTGTCACTTTAACAGAACATTGAGGGAACATTTCTGAATGTCACAAATGTGTAATAATGACCCAGAGACTTCTATGAACTTGATGTTAACACTTCATAGAGTTCTTCTACTTGTAATGTCCTGTATAGAATCACTTATAAGATGACACTTCTCTGCCGTATAATAAAGTAACAGCGCTCAATATACAACGTCACTATGAAGATAACGTCATGTCATCTATAACGTACCTGATGTAAATCATCAGCCGGCCATTGTCCTGGTCCAGGGTTAAGGTGTAGCAGAGCAATATCCCTCCCAGGCACAGATGGAACACAAGGATGGGCAAGAATGCCAAACCCTTAATCTCCATTGAAAATCGTGATAAAGCGCAAATCACAAAGAAACGCACAGCAATTCAGCTGCAATCTCCCTCTGAGTACACAGAAAATGACTCTGTGCTGCGTCACCGCCTTTTAGAACCTCCCAACTGTGATGTCATcagagtgatgtcacaatggAAAACTGCACAAGTCTGGATGTTTCCAGGAAGGCGACAACatcctgtgatgtcacaatggaaaACTTTATTAGTCTGGACATGATCAGGGCTGAACGTTAAGGCTCGGTATTTTCTATGGCTGCTCCGTTATTGTCCAGTCTAATACCACAGAATAGAATTGCCGCCTGAGATCGCATGAATTATACTAATAAGGAATAATAAAAACTCTACTATGGACTATCCACAGGCGGATTTTTGGCAGATATTTCTGGCACCTGCCCTTACTGATCCTACTAATATACCGCAAGGGTTAATAGTGGAGAATAACCATAGTCGCACGGTGTACTGTATACAGGTTTCGGCATACACAGTGCGCCAATCACAGCTTCTCGGCCACGCGATTGATGTACATGTATGTCAGTATGCAGGAAGGGGTTGAGGCGCACGCAGCTCCGCATAAATTTGATGCACATCACTACAATATACTTTACTGGCGTAAAAAACACATTTCTTAGTAAATGTCGGCCATTATGTATATCCACCTCACTCTGgtgctatacatatatatttatagggtTTTCCTGatgtatataaataaaatgtagtCAATGTATtacgaaaaaaaaatctgctgctttttaattttctttgtgttttcattatccactattttcaagatctctgcttgctatcagtgaatggaaatattcttgtttacatccagagattAAAAAGCCATACAGACCTAACACTTTCTGCTGTGAAATGCACACgaatttgttgcagatatttcccattgaattcaatgggttagGTGTCTACACGTCATCGCTGGGGGCCGGGTGTACAGAGAGCGGTGGGGACCAGGGAAGCGTTGCCATGAGAGAGCACAAGAGGGGAGAATAGTTGGATTTTTCTAAGAAACTCGCCGCAGGGAAACCTGCACCAAATCTGCACGATTTGCAGCGGAAATGTGTGAACGTAGCCAAACCGTTACATTTATGGAGAATTGTCTTGACtgcatacattgtagcaaaccctcagacgTGAGACGTATTGAGTCTGTGTgtgtttgaaatatatatatatatatatatatatatatatatactgtatattctagtccttctcaatgaactagaatatcatcaaaaagttaatttatttcagtttttaaattcaaaaagtgaggcttatatattatatagattcattacacacagagtaatATTAACACACAGACCTACacagactggacaaccccttttaagccaacCTAAGATAGGCTTAGatccagggtccagcagacagtaatcttatatagtataagctggggccctgtatctaagcctaacacacggtaggcttaaaagggtttgtccagtccctaaatattatgcactatcctcaggataggccatcaatagctggtgGGTCGGGGTCCCcgataatcagctgttttgaagggggtgcagaactTGTACGAgcgccccttcatttcccttacttgctcacactgtgaacgtccatgtcagcgattcagtgtgagaaagtgaccggagtgaaggggaagtagcgctcgtacgagctctgcacccccttcaaaacacctGATTGGCGggtgtcccgggagtcggacccccacccaccATCGCGAGACAGTAATATTAACacacagacagtaatattaaaatTACGCTCCTCTTTggccacagcggaggtcctgactccatccagggtcggaatactgtgcgcag
This window contains:
- the LOC142665115 gene encoding DNA damage-regulated autophagy modulator protein 1-like: MEIKGLAFLPILVFHLCLGGILLCYTLTLDQDNGRLMIYISETGARYPQSVLFTIVFVGTAILGFAQAFAQYKFMTLRAAACEMNQEWAQKILLGLACTSCIGIVLTGSFTMFEYETIHKTGAVLAFGCGTIYNLVQSKCLYKLSFSRRYVCHVRMAVSVITAITVVICAASRIPVIGHLCEDIPCVEICNIISIITEWLTLFFFLLTYLTYSDLQVCIFTEMCYPMCSCMVSPSAVYGALIRSFALAFAQYKFMMFRAAACDMNLEWAQKILLGLACTSCIGIMFEYETIHKTGAVLAFGCGTIYNLVQSKYLYKLSFSRRYVCHVRMAVSVITAITAVICILL